One Scomber scombrus chromosome 1, fScoSco1.1, whole genome shotgun sequence DNA segment encodes these proteins:
- the LOC133981725 gene encoding uncharacterized protein LOC133981725: MSVSPLSSNCLPFAANFLPADISMSGPSTVSEGDNVEFRCTVSDILQTFDKCQFIHSYLKKNETVLQVQIFNITRMEVTFPIGGAVMRDSGHYTCVVLPSKCLQENETILYGNNAVFLEVRESLVVRVTFLCGFVIQMLLLVGCLCWNKQSCVIKGESNERHSTLCNPCEDSQQANLDVVERQEERTEEQDLEGQYDSLEDSFSMDNEEGSQNSLAVVEPTYESCEPVYDEADDEPARAVPLYTMSLKKKRHKISKHTE; encoded by the exons ATGTCAGTGTCACCTCTTTCTTCTAATTGTCTCCCTTTTGCAGCCAATTTTCTCCCTGCAGATATTTCAATGTCTGGACCATCCACTGTCAGTGAGGGAGATAATGTTGAATTCAGATGCACTGTTTCTGACATCTTACAAACATTTGATAAATGTCAGTTCATCCACTCTTACTTGAAAAAGAATGAGACTGTCCTCCAAgtgcaaatatttaatatcacaCGGATGGAGGTGACTTTCCCCATTGGCGGTGCAGTCATGAGGGATTCGGGGCATTACACCTGTGTGGTGCTGCCATCTAAGTGCCTCCAAGAGAACGAGACAATACTGTATGGAAATAATGCAGTGTTCCTAGAAGTCAGAG AAAGTTTGGTCGTCCGAGTGACTTTCTTATGTGGATTTGTGATCCAGATGTTATTACTGGTTGGGTGTCTGTGTTGGAACAAACAAAGTTGCGTAATCAAAGGTGAATCAAATG AACGGCATTCAACTTTGTGCAATCCATG TGAAGACAGTCAACAGGCAAATCTAGATGTAGTTGAGAGAcaggaggaaaggacagaggaacaGGATCTGGAAGGACAATATG ATTCATTAGAAGACTCTTTCAGCATGGACAATGAAGAGGG GTCTCAGAATAGTCTGGCTGTTGTGGAGCCCACTTATGAGAGCTGTGAGCCAGTGTACGATGAAGCAG ATGATGAACCTGCAAGAGCAGTGCCTTTGTACACCATGT